Below is a window of Shinella sp. PSBB067 DNA.
GGGCGCGCGGCGACGAGAAGGTGGGCGAGTGCCTGCAGGCTGTGCGTCGCGCCGTCGCCGAGCCGGTGGAGATCGGCGGCCGTTCCTTCCAGGTCACCTGCAGCATGGGCGTCGCCGCCTATCCCGAGCACGGCCGCAACGCCACCGAGCTCATGGCCCGCGCCGATGCCGCGATGTACCGCGCCAAGGAGATCGGCCGCGACGCCATGCAGGTCTTCACCGCCGAGCTCGCCAACCGCGCGCACGAGAAGCTCGTGCAGCAGGAGGAGCTGCGCCGCGCGCTCGCCCGCTCCGAGCTCTTCCTGCAATACCAGCCGCAGATGGACCTTTCCAACGGCCGCATCTTCGCGGTCGAGGCGCTGATCCGCTGGCGCCATCCCGAGCGCGGCCTCGTCGCCCCCGGCGATTTCATTCCGCTCGCCGAGGAGACCGGCCTCATCGGCCCCATCGGCGACTGGACGCTGCGCGAGGCGTGCCGGCAGAACAAGGCCTGGCAGGTCTCCGGCCTGCCGCCCATCGTCGTCAGCGTCAATGTCTCGGCCCGCCAGTTCCAGGAGAAGGACTGGGTGGAGCGCGTCGCCGCCGCCCTCTCGGAAAGCGGGCTGGAGGCGCGCTACCTCGAGCTGGAGCTGACGGAAAGCATGATCATGGAGGACGTGCAGCAGGCGGTGGAGACCATGCACCGGCTGGAACGGCTCGGCGTGCACCTCGCCATCGACGATTTCGGCACGGGCTATTCGAGCCTTGCCTCGCTGAAGCGCTTTCCCGTCGGCCGGCTCAAGATCGACCGGTCCTTCGTGCGGGACCTGCCCGACGACGGCGACGACGCGGCCATCGCCCGCGCCGTCATCTCGCTCGCCCATTCCCTGCACCTGCGCGTCATCGCGGAAGGGGTGGAGACGCGCGAGCAGATCGATTTCCTGCGCGAGGCCGGCTGCGACGAGATCCAGGGCTTCTACCTCAGCCGCCCCATCGACGCCCGCGCGCTCCAGGCGATCCTCTGTATTCCCGATCTCTGATATTCCGTGCCCCGGCGGCGCGCGGCTCTTGACTTTGGTATGTTGATATCAACAGTAAGAACCATGTCGAACGATTCCCTGATTCCCTACGAGACCACGCTTTTCGTGCGCGACCATTGCCTGTGCCTGCATGCGCAGCGCGCGGCCCGGGCGCTTGCCCGCCGTTTCGACGATGCCCTGCGCCCGCTCGGCCTCACCAACGGCCAGTTCTCGCTGCTGATGGCGCTGAACCGCCCGGAGCCGCCGCCGATGGGGCCGGTCGCCGCCGTGCTCGCCATGGACCGCACCACGCTGACGGCCGCGCTCAAGCCCCTCGAACGGCGCGGCCTCGTCACCGTGGAGGCCGACCCGCGCGACCGCCGCGGCCGCCTGCTGCGCCTGACCCAGGACGGCCGCCGCCTTTTGACCGAGGCCTTCCCGGTCTGGAAGGCGACGCATGACAAGGTCGATGCCCAGCTCTCCGCGATCGACATGAAGGCGCTGCGGGACGGCATGCTGGCGATCACGTAGAGGACTTGCCGTGTGGCGTGGACCCTCGGATCGAGGCCGAGGATGACTGCGGGGAGGCGAAGGTGCCGGCGTGGCACGGCTCGCGTGCCCGCCCACTGGCAGACGGCGCGAAAACGCCTATCTTTCCCGTCATGAAGCCCGACCAGCTCCTCCGTCCGGCGCCCGCCGGCCTCTATTGCCCCGCAGGCGATTTCTACATCGATCCCGTCCGCCCCGTGGCGCGGGCGCTGATCACCCATGGCCATTCCGACCATGCCCGCGCCGGCCACGGCGCGGTGCTGGCGACACGGGAAACGCTCGACATCATGGAAATCCGCTACGGCGAGGATTTCTGCGGCACCCGGCAGGCCGCCGCCTTCGGCGAGCGCATCGACCTTGCCGGCGTCACCGTCTCCTTCCATCCGGCCGGCCATGTGCTGGGCTCGGCGCAGATCGCCGTCGAGGCGGGGGGCCTCACCATCGTCGCCTCCGGCGACTACAAGCGCGGTGCCGACCCGACCTGCGTTCCCTACGAGCCGGTGCCGTGCGACGTCTTCATCACCGAGGCGACCTTCGGCCTGCCGGTCTTCCACCATCCCGAGCCGAAGGCCGAGATGGGCAAGCTCCTGACATCGCTGAGGCAGTTCCCCGAGCGCAGCCACCTTCTCGGCGCCTATTCGCTCGGCAAGGCGCAGCGCGTCATCCGCCTGCTGCGCGATTGCGGCTACGACGCGCCGGTCTATATCCACGGCTCGCTGGCGCGCCTGTGCGACTACTATGTCAGCCGCGGCATCGATCTCGGCGACCTTCGTCCCGCGACGACCGACAAGAGCAGCCCCGCCGATTTCCGCGGCGCCGTCATCGTCGGCCCGCCCTCGGCCTTCGCCGACCGCTGGGCGCGGCGCTTCAACGAGCCGCTCGTCGCCTTCGCCTCCGGCTGGATGATGGTGCGCCAGCGCGCAAAGCAGGGCGGCGTCGAGCTGCCGCTCGTCATCTCCGACCATTGCGACTGGCCGGAACTGACCGAGACGATCCGCGAACTCGCGCCGCGGGAGGTCTGGGTGACGCATGGCCGCGAGGAGGCGCTGGTGCGCTGGTGCGAGCTTGCCGGCGTGCCGGCCCGCCCGCTGCATCTGGTGGGCTATGAGGACGAGGGGGATTGATGGTGTTTGGCAGTCGACGTCATCCATGTGGCTCACCCCCCTCTGCCCCCGCGGGAGGCTCCCGCCCATGAGAGCCTTCGCCACGCTCCTCGACCGCCTCGTCCTCACCCCCTCGCGCAACGGCAAGCTCAAGCTGCTCGCCGACTATTTCCGCGACACGCCCGATCCCGACCGCGGCTACGGCCTTGCCGCCATCGCCGGCACGCTGGACCTCAAGAGCGTCAAGCCGGCGCTCCTGCGCGAACTGGTGCTGGAGCGCATGGACGAGGTGCTGTTCCGCTACTCCTACGACTATGTCGGCGACCTCGCCGAGACCATCGCGCTCGTCTGGGACCAGGAGCGCAAGGAGCGCGTGGCCGACGATGCCCAGCCGCGGCTCGGCGCGGTCGTCGCCCGCATGAACGCGCTCGGCCGCACCGAGGTGCGCGGCGCGGTGCGCGACCTGCTCGACCGGCTCGATCCCTCCGCCCGCTTCGCCTTCCTGAAGCTGGCGACCGGCGGCCTTCGCATCGGCGTCTCGGCGCGGCTCGCCAAGCAGGCGCTCGCCGATTTCTCCGGCCTCGATGTCACCGAGATCGAGACCCTTTGGCACGGCCTCCAGCCGCCCTACGAGCCGCTCTTCGCCTGGCTGGAGGGCAGGGCCGGACGCCCGGTGCTGGCGACGCCCGCGATCTTCCATTCCGTCATGCTCGCCAATCCCGTGGGCGAGGGCGATCTCGACGCTCTCGATCCCGCCGATTTCGCCGCCGAATGGAAATGGGACGGCATCCGCGTGCAGCTCTCGTCATCCGGCACGACGCGCCGGCTCTATTCCCGCTCCGGCGACGACATTTCCGGCGCCTTCCCCGATGTGCTGGAGGCGATCAATTTCGAGGGCGTGGTGGACGGGGAACTCCTCGTCGGCGGCACGGCGCGCACCAACAGCCCGACGCGCACCTTCTCCGATCTTCAGCAGCGTCTCAACCGCAAGACCGTCAATGCGAAGATGCTGGAGGACTACCCCGCCTTCGTGCGCGCGTATGACGTGCTGTTCGAGGGCGAGAAGGATGTGCGCCCGGAGAGTTTCGCGACCCGCCGCGCCCGGCTCGGCGACCTGATCGCCGGCGCCCCGCACGACCGCTTCGACCTCTCCCCGCTCGTGCCCTTCGGCTCCTGGGCGCAGCTGGAGCAGATCCGCCGCGAGCCGCCCGATCCGGTCATCGAGGGCGTGATGATCAAGCGCCTCGACAGCACCTACCAGGCCGGCCGCATCAAGGGGCCGTGGTTCAAGTGGAAGCGCGACCCCTACAATATCGATGCCGTGATGATGTATGCCCAGCGCGGCCACGGCAAGCGCTCCAGCTACTATTCCGACTTCACCTTCGGCGTGTGGACGCAAGGCGAGGGCGGCGACGTGCTGGTGCCGGTCGGCAAGGCCTATTTCGGCTTCACCGACGCCGAGCTCGAAGTGCTCGACCGCTATGTGCGCAACAACACGACCGAGCGCTTCGGCCCGGTGCGGGCCGTCCGCGCCGAGCCCGGCTACGGCTTCGTGCTGGAGGTCGCCTTCGAGGGCATCAACCGCTCCACCCGCCACAAGTCCGGCGTCGCCATGCGCTTCCCCCGCATCGCCCGCCTGAGGCAGGAAAAGCTGCCGGCCGATGCCGACCGGCTGGAAACGCTGATGGCGATGGTGGAGGCGAAGGACGTCTAGAGCAATTCCAGCAAAAGTGCGCAGCGGTTTTGCGTCCGGAATTGCGTAGAAACAAAAGGATAGAGCGTTTTCGCGATTCGAAGAAAAGCGGAAATGCTCTAGGACTGGCCCCCGTAATGGCCGAAAGACAGCATCACCTGGACGACGACGGTGAGGGGCAGCAGCATGCCGCCCATGAAAACGCCGACCGACATGTTGTACTTGCGCCCCATATGGATCGCCAGCGCGGCCGGAGCGGCGACCACCAGCAGCAGGTGCGTGACGATGAGGTAGGTGGGCAGCGTCGTTTCGAAACCCATCTTGATCGCAAGGGCGTAGACCCAGATGATCGCAACGAGCAGAAGCCAGATCACGCCGGCGAGCAGCGGCCCGTATTTGCGGTAGACGCGAAGCGCTTCCGGAAAAGTCGCCATCAGCCCAAGGATCGTCATCGCCCATACGATTATCTGCATCTCAGAGCTCCAGCGCCGAAAGATCGGGCCCGAGCGGCACGATGCGGTTCGGGTTCAGCGACTTGATGGAATAGTAGCCGTGCTTGATGTGGTCGATATTGACCGTGTCGCGCACGCCGGGAAGATCGAGCACGCGCTTGGTATAGGCCGAAAGCGCCGCATGGTCGGCAAGGCGCTGGCGGTTGCACTTGAAGAGGCCGTAATAGGCCGCGTCGAAGCGGATGAGCGTGACGAAGAGGCGGATGTCGGCCTCGGTGAAGGCGCTTCCGGTCAGGAACGGCCGCCCGTCGGCAAAGCGTGCTTCCAATTCGTCCAGCATGGCGAAGACGCCCTGGTAGGCCTCCTCATAGGCGACCTGCGTCGTGGCGAAGCCGGCGCGGTAGACGCCGTTGTTGAGCGCGGGATAGATGCGCTCGTTGAGGGCGTCGATCTCGGCGCGCAGGGCCTGCGGGTAGAGGTCGACGCTCTCGTCCGCCAGCGCGCCGAAGCCGGTGTTCAGCATCCGCACGATATCGGCGGACTCGTTGTTGACGATGGTCTTCCGCTCCTTGTCCCAGAGGACCGGAACGGTGGCGCGGCCGGTGAAGGTCGGCTCGGCGCGGGAATAGAGTTCGTGGAGATAGGTCGCGCCGTTGAGCGCGTCGCGGTCGGAGCCCGGAAAATCGCCGAAGCGCCAGCCCTGGTCGGAGAGCGCCGGCTCCACGACGGAAACGGAAATCACCTCTTCGAGCTTCTTCAGCTTGCGGGCGATCAGCGTGCGCGAGGCCCAGGGGCAGATGAGCGCGACATAAAGGTGGTAGCGGCCGCGTTCGGCGGCAAAGCCGCCGTCGCCCGTGGGGCCGGCGCTGCCGTCCGGCGTTACCCAGTTGCGGAAGCTCGATACCTGCCGCACGAAGCCGCCCCTGGCGTCCGTCGCCTGAACCGGCTGCCAGTCTTCCGTCCATTTGCCGTTGACGAGCATCGCGTCACCTCGCTTCGGTTGTGTCTGGCTGGCCTACCGCCCGCGCGCGAAAACCGCAATTGCCCCGCGGATTGACACAGCGTTCACAAAGGCCGGCTTGTGGCGGATGGCCGCCTTCCGTTCGCAGGAACAGGTTGCGCTGCACGCAGGGCACGCCCCTCATCCGGCCTGCCGGTCACCTTACTCCCCGCAAGGGGGGCGAAGGGGATATGCCGCACCGGCTTCCCCAGCCCTCGATGTTGCGTCAGGTACGTCCCCTCGGCAGGGCGATCGCATATGGAATTCGACGTCGCTGCCCTTTCCTTCTCCCCTCGGGGAAAAGGGGGTGGGGCAGCGGTGAGGGCACCCTCCGGACGCGCTTGCCCGCAACGCCGTTACCGCTCAGGCCATCAGCCGGTCGATCAGCGCCGAGGCGGCATCCGCGATGACCGTGCCCGGCGGGAAGATCGCGTCGGCGCCGGCCTTTTCCAGGTCGGCGAAGTCCTGCGGCGGGATCACGCCGCCGACGGCGATCAGCATGTCGCGCGCGCCGCGCTTGACGAGGGCGGCCTTCAGCTCGGGCACCAGCGTCAGGTGCCCGGCGGCCAGCGAGGAGGCGCCGACGATATGCGCACCCTCGCGGATGGCAAGCTCCGCCACCTCTTCCGGGGTCTGGAACATGGCCCCGACGATGACGTTGAAGCCGAGGTCGGCAAAGGCGGTGGCGATGACCTTCTGGCCGCGGTCGTGCCCGTCCTGCCCCATCTTGGCGACGAGGATTGTGGGCTTCTCGCGCCGCGCCTTCCGGAAGCCGGCGACCTTGTCGACCGCCGTATTGAAGGCCCGGTCGTTGGCGCCCATCTCCTTGCGGTAGACGCCTGATATCGTGCGGATTTCCGCGACATGCCGGCCGAAGGCCTTTTCGAGCGCGAAGGCGATCTCGCCCACCGTGGCCCGCGCCCGCGCCGCCTTCACCGCGAATTCCAGCAGGTTGCCGTCGCCGCTTTTCGCGACCTCCGTCAGCCGGTCGAGCGCGCTTTCGGCCGCCGCCGTGTCGCGCGTGCCCTTGAGCTGCTGGAGCTTGGCGAGCTGGCGGGCGCGCACCTCGGAATTGTCGACCTTCAGCACGTCCACCTCGATGTCGCGCTCGGGCCGCGAGAAGTTGACGCCGACGACGGTCTGCTGGCCCGAGTCGATGCGCGCCTGCGTGCGGGCGGCGGCCTCCTCGATGCGCAGCTTGGGAATGCCCTTCTCGATGGCTTTGGCCATGCCGCCGAGCGCCTCCACCTCCTCGATATGGGAGAGCGCGCGGGCGGCAAGGTCGTGCGTCAGCCGCTCGACATAGGCCGAGCCCCCCCAGGGATCGATGATGCGTGTCGTGCCGCTCTCCTTCTGCAGGAGGATCTGCGTGTTGCGGGCGATGCGGGCGGAATGGTCGGTCGGCAGCGCCAGCGCCTCGTCGAAGGAGTTGGTGTGCAGCGACTGGGTATGCCCCTGCGTCGCCGCCATCGCCTCCACCATGGTGCGCATGATGTTGTTCATCGGGTCCTGCGCCGTCAACGACCAGCCGGAGGTCTGGCAATGGGTGCGCAGCGCCAGCGACCGGGCGTCCTTCGGCGCAAAGTTCTTCTTCATCAGCGCGGCCCAGATGAGGCGCGCGGCGCGCATCTTGGCGACCTCCATGAAGAAGTTCATGCCGATCGCCCAGAAGAAGGAAAGGCGCGGCGCGAAGGTGTCGATGTCGAGCCCGGCCGCGACCCCGGCCCGGGCATATTCGATGCCGTCGGCGATCGTATAGGCAAGCTCCAGGTCCGCCGTCGCCCCGGCCTCCTGCATGTGGTAGCCGGAGATCGAGATGGAGTTGAACTTCGGCATGCGCCGGCTGGTATAGCTGAAGATGTCGGAGATGATCCGCATCGAGGGCTGCGGCGGGTAGATATAGGTGTTGCGGACCATGAACTCCTTGAGGATGTCGTTCTGGATGGTCCCGGACAGCTTGTCCTCGGAAACGCCCTGTTCCTCCGCCGCGACGATGAAGAGCGCCATGATCGGCAGCACCGCGCCGTTCATGGTCATGGAAACGCTCATCTGGTCGAGCGGGATGCCGTCGAAGAGCTGGCGCATGTCGAGGATCGAATCGATCGCGACGCCCGCCATGCCGACATCGCCGGCAACGCGCGGATGGTCGCTGTCATAGCCGCGGTGGGTGGCAAGGTCGAAGGCGACGGACAGGCCCTTCTGCCCGGCCGCCAGGTTGCGGCGGTAGAAGGCGTTGGATTCCTCCGCCGTCGAGAAGCCGGCATATTGCCGGATCGTCCAGGGCTGCTGGACATACATGGTCGGGTAGGGGCCGCGCAGATAGGGCGCCGCGCCCGGCCAGGTGTCCAGATAGGAAAGGCCGGAAAGGTCCGCCTCGCCATAGGCGCCGGCGACGGCGATGTCCTCCGGCGTCAGCCACCCGGCCTCGCCGGTTG
It encodes the following:
- a CDS encoding MarR family winged helix-turn-helix transcriptional regulator, whose translation is MSNDSLIPYETTLFVRDHCLCLHAQRAARALARRFDDALRPLGLTNGQFSLLMALNRPEPPPMGPVAAVLAMDRTTLTAALKPLERRGLVTVEADPRDRRGRLLRLTQDGRRLLTEAFPVWKATHDKVDAQLSAIDMKALRDGMLAIT
- a CDS encoding ligase-associated DNA damage response exonuclease, which codes for MKPDQLLRPAPAGLYCPAGDFYIDPVRPVARALITHGHSDHARAGHGAVLATRETLDIMEIRYGEDFCGTRQAAAFGERIDLAGVTVSFHPAGHVLGSAQIAVEAGGLTIVASGDYKRGADPTCVPYEPVPCDVFITEATFGLPVFHHPEPKAEMGKLLTSLRQFPERSHLLGAYSLGKAQRVIRLLRDCGYDAPVYIHGSLARLCDYYVSRGIDLGDLRPATTDKSSPADFRGAVIVGPPSAFADRWARRFNEPLVAFASGWMMVRQRAKQGGVELPLVISDHCDWPELTETIRELAPREVWVTHGREEALVRWCELAGVPARPLHLVGYEDEGD
- a CDS encoding cisplatin damage response ATP-dependent DNA ligase; the protein is MRAFATLLDRLVLTPSRNGKLKLLADYFRDTPDPDRGYGLAAIAGTLDLKSVKPALLRELVLERMDEVLFRYSYDYVGDLAETIALVWDQERKERVADDAQPRLGAVVARMNALGRTEVRGAVRDLLDRLDPSARFAFLKLATGGLRIGVSARLAKQALADFSGLDVTEIETLWHGLQPPYEPLFAWLEGRAGRPVLATPAIFHSVMLANPVGEGDLDALDPADFAAEWKWDGIRVQLSSSGTTRRLYSRSGDDISGAFPDVLEAINFEGVVDGELLVGGTARTNSPTRTFSDLQQRLNRKTVNAKMLEDYPAFVRAYDVLFEGEKDVRPESFATRRARLGDLIAGAPHDRFDLSPLVPFGSWAQLEQIRREPPDPVIEGVMIKRLDSTYQAGRIKGPWFKWKRDPYNIDAVMMYAQRGHGKRSSYYSDFTFGVWTQGEGGDVLVPVGKAYFGFTDAELEVLDRYVRNNTTERFGPVRAVRAEPGYGFVLEVAFEGINRSTRHKSGVAMRFPRIARLRQEKLPADADRLETLMAMVEAKDV
- a CDS encoding glutathione S-transferase family protein; the protein is MLVNGKWTEDWQPVQATDARGGFVRQVSSFRNWVTPDGSAGPTGDGGFAAERGRYHLYVALICPWASRTLIARKLKKLEEVISVSVVEPALSDQGWRFGDFPGSDRDALNGATYLHELYSRAEPTFTGRATVPVLWDKERKTIVNNESADIVRMLNTGFGALADESVDLYPQALRAEIDALNERIYPALNNGVYRAGFATTQVAYEEAYQGVFAMLDELEARFADGRPFLTGSAFTEADIRLFVTLIRFDAAYYGLFKCNRQRLADHAALSAYTKRVLDLPGVRDTVNIDHIKHGYYSIKSLNPNRIVPLGPDLSALEL
- the scpA gene encoding methylmalonyl-CoA mutase translates to MSRIPDFASIAWSRTPAPAAATGEAGWLTPEDIAVAGAYGEADLSGLSYLDTWPGAAPYLRGPYPTMYVQQPWTIRQYAGFSTAEESNAFYRRNLAAGQKGLSVAFDLATHRGYDSDHPRVAGDVGMAGVAIDSILDMRQLFDGIPLDQMSVSMTMNGAVLPIMALFIVAAEEQGVSEDKLSGTIQNDILKEFMVRNTYIYPPQPSMRIISDIFSYTSRRMPKFNSISISGYHMQEAGATADLELAYTIADGIEYARAGVAAGLDIDTFAPRLSFFWAIGMNFFMEVAKMRAARLIWAALMKKNFAPKDARSLALRTHCQTSGWSLTAQDPMNNIMRTMVEAMAATQGHTQSLHTNSFDEALALPTDHSARIARNTQILLQKESGTTRIIDPWGGSAYVERLTHDLAARALSHIEEVEALGGMAKAIEKGIPKLRIEEAAARTQARIDSGQQTVVGVNFSRPERDIEVDVLKVDNSEVRARQLAKLQQLKGTRDTAAAESALDRLTEVAKSGDGNLLEFAVKAARARATVGEIAFALEKAFGRHVAEIRTISGVYRKEMGANDRAFNTAVDKVAGFRKARREKPTILVAKMGQDGHDRGQKVIATAFADLGFNVIVGAMFQTPEEVAELAIREGAHIVGASSLAAGHLTLVPELKAALVKRGARDMLIAVGGVIPPQDFADLEKAGADAIFPPGTVIADAASALIDRLMA